AGAAGGTCTCATAGATGAAGATGAGGGAGATGAGGAAGGCAAAGATCTCCTGGGTGAACCGTGAGACAAAGCGCACCAGGAAGCTCCCCTCTAGGGCCACCATGAGCAGCGCCAGGAGCACCAGCCAGAAGCCAATCCATACACGGCCCACCAGGTACTCCAGGTTGTTGCTGCTGCAGaactgggggaggagaggggggtGTGGTCCGGTCCAGAGCCAGGGATAGCAGGGTAGGAGTCCTGAGGTAGACGAGGGGCAGCTGGAGCAGGTGGGAAGAGCTAGTCCGAGGAGTCTGTGGACCCTTACCGAGAAGAAGGCCTCCTCAAAGACCAGCAGGGGCCCTGAGAAGCCAATCACCAGCAGTGGCTGGGCGCCCAGAAGGCAGAAGACCACACCCTGCAGCGCCGTGGACATGATCAGCTCTGATACCCCGATCAGGTCCTGTGTCTTCTCTCCTGGGGTGGCAGGAACCAGCTGAGGAGCTGGCGGCTGGGGCCCTGTGCACGCCCCCCCTGCCCCGAAGCCTCTCCTTACCCAGCAGCCCCCCGAAGGTGATGGCAGGAGACAGGGCCGCAAAGTAAATGAAGATGACGGCAGCCAGGCACTGGGGGTCCAGCGCGTCTCGGAAGTCACTCAGGTAGTGGGGATAGCGGCGTCGCACATCTCTGATCAGTCCCCCAAAGGGCCGGCCTGTCCTCCGGAGGGGATCGTCTTCCACTGCACCCACTGCCTCTACCATCTGCAGGAGCGCTGCAACCCAGGCCTCCATCAGGGCCCCTGCTGCAGCCCCGTCCTACCCACCCCGCTCTCCTCCACATACACACAGGTGCCCCAACCTGACCCCagaagcccccaccccagccagcccTGTCCCGGCCCCTGGCCTGCGCTGGCCCGTACCCTTATCCTGGGCGGACTTGggctccagcccagcccccatGGGCAACAGCCGGCCTTGCTCCTCCCGCTTCTTGAGCATCTGGCGCTGGAAATGAGCAACAGATCGCAGCAACTCCTCGCCCTGCACTTCCGAGGGCGGCAGCACCACACTGCAGTCCAGGAAGGCGTTGATGGCGGTCAGCAGGTCCTCCCGCTCATCTGCCAGGTAGGCTGCCTCGTGGAATTGCTGCCAAAGCAGGATCAGGATTGTGAGGGCACAAGATGAAGGCCGGGGGCTAGAGCAGGGCTGGGCACGACGGTTAGGGGGCATCCAGGAGGGCTCTGGGGCGGGGCTGACCTTGTCAGACATGAGGGTGGAGATGGAGCGGCCGATCTCGTGGTAGTCCATGTTGGCCGTGCGTGGGCCCAGCAGCAGGAAGAGGAACCGCACAGGCACCGGGACCTCCAGCACAGCGTCCAGCTCCACTGCCTCCCGCAGCCGGACGAAGGCCATGGTGGGGCGGCAGAGGAACTCCACGCAGCCTAGGGGCAGGCACCATGCGGGCACAAGCAGGGTCTGGCTGTCTCCCAGCCTCCAGCCAGCCCCTGGGCGGCACCCCTCCATCTTGCTGCCAGAGCCCCCCATGCCCGAgatgccccccacatacccacgAGGACCACCGTAGCTTCAGCATTCTCCGGGATCTTCTCCAGCAACTTCAGCTCATGCTTGGACTTGGAGCGAGCGATGCCGGTCGGCAGGGCCGGAGGTGGCAGCTCCCGCTGGGATGCAGGAGAACGCAGCTCAGCCCAGCCGGGTGCCCTAGTCCCACCACCTGTTCACCCTGTGCTTGCCCGCAGTCCTGTAGCTACATGTGGTGGCCAGGATCTGACCCAGGCAGGGCCACCTCCCCTTACCTCTCGCTCCACCTCCAGCCGGCTCTCAGGAACACCTCCAATGAGAGGCTCGGTGACGTGCGGGTCGCTCTCAGCTCCCTGGCCATGGTGATGCCCCAGCAGGGAGCCCAGGGAGCCCGCCGAGATGTTGCGAGGGAAAGAGAAGTCCTTTTCGTCACTTgggtggctgcaggggcagagggaggggaggtcAGGAGGGGGACAGCGGGGCTAGGGCCAGGTGAGCAGGGTGAGATGGACAGAGCCCCACCTGTGCTTCAGCAGCAGGGCCCGCAGCACGTTAGCTCGGTCCTCAGCCTTGATCTGGTCAGAGATGACCATCTGCTCCACCACCTGGTGGGCCACCCCAGGGAGGGTCTGCTGATCCAGGTCCAAGAGTACAGCCCCTGGAATCAGGATGGCATGGAAGGGCCCTCATCCCTGGGCAAGACCAAGGGTgcaggtgggagggtgggagagttagggaaggagggagacagcCAGGCTAAGTGCAGTGTTTAGGGTACAGAGCACCAGCCAAAAATCTGTGAGCAGGGTTCCAAACTCATCCTCTCTCTCACCTGGTCCTTCCTACCGCCCTCCCATTAAGAATGTTGGGCTCAGCAGAGGCCACGGGACCCCAGCTATCAGGCGCCCCTTCTAGAGAACATGAAGCCTCCGCTGGGGAACCCCAGGCCACCCACTCAAGACAGCACTGCTCTTCATAGTTAGAATGTTCCTCCTCCGAGTGAGTTGTAGACGCCTCCTCTGACGTCTGCTCTAGGGTCCCAGGTCTGCCTCTGGAGCGCGAGCTGGTCTGTGGCCTTGTCCACATGTCAGCCTTGAGCCACTTAAGACGACCCCTCTACCTGGGCTCCTAAACTTCCCCAAGTCCAACAGCTGCTCCCGGGACAGCCTCTAGAGCTATCCACGGGGTCACTGCTCTGAGCTGCCATTTCACATGGAAATGAAAGTCCTTCCCAAAGTCACCAGGCCATTTTTTCTGTCAAGGTCAACTTGCAGGAATACAGAACTaaagacaaacagaaacaaaggCCCCCAAGCAGCCAAAGCAGAGAAGACAAAGCCCAATGATAAAGTCCTGGCCCTCTGGCCCTCAAGCCTCACTCAGAATCTGTTTACTACTCATTGGGGAACACTTCTGAGGATAGGCTTCTGAGTCCTCAGCTGCTTAGAAATAGGCCCTCTGGCAGCAAGCGGGAGGCACTTCCCCAGTAGGAAATAGGACACAAGCAGAGAGCAGATCCTGCGCCTCTGGTCATCTAGTGAAGTAGTTTATACAACCCTGTAGGTTAGATCATTTCAGAAAGCTTTCCATCAAAATTGCTTAAAAACAGGTTAGCATCTAAAACATACCAGCTTCAGTGATCTGAAAATATCACCTAGAGAAGCTGCTTGTTGAAAACGCCAGATAAAAGAGAATAGTGTCATCCTGCCATCACCCAGTGACAGACCCCGAGGAACGGCAGGCTGGATGACAGCAGGAGAGCCTCCCTCCTGGGCTCTGGTGATACTACACACTGTGCTGCTCAACACAAATCTGGGGGTCTTTTGTTCTTCAGAGGATGGGCGTGGGTGAAGGGAGCTTCCTGGGGCGAGGATGGACAAGGGAGGAGGGCCGGGTACCGTGGGCCAGGGTCCGGCGGAGCTCCAGGAGGCTGCGGAAGGACAGGGAGGCCACGTGGGGCTTCCCCCAGCGCTCCGTCTCCTCCTCCACATCCTCCTCGAATTTGATCCAGCGTGCCGTCTCCCTCCACTGAGGCTCTTGGTTTTTGTCCAGCAGCAACTCATTCAGCTCCACAAACACCTTGGGGTGAGTGAGAAGACATGGTAGGGTGGGAGCCGGATGGGGTCCGAGGGACTGCGCTCCAAGACAAGCAGAGTCGGGTGGCGCACATCACCCCACAGGGCCCAGGCACAGAGCCCGGCCAGTTACTAACCAATCTGTGACTCtctttccctcatctgtgaaatgggagtaaTGATATCCATCCCAAAGGACTGTTATGGGGACTTAAAGAACAAAGCATACAGAACACTTGGCACAGTTGGTGACTCATAAGTGCTTGATGGATGGTCaccatgcacacgcacacacacactgggatgtcacatgattccatttatacacaCTCAAGAACTGGCAAAACTAATCGTGAGTAGAATGACAGAAGGGCAGTCATCTACACGGGCACCGGCTGGGAGGAGGCTGAAGGAACCTGAGTATGGGAAGTGGTCTGTATTAGGTTAGCCAGGCATTTACACGTGCAAAAGTCACTAGGCTGTATGTTTAACCTGAGGGCCCTTTACTGTGTGTCTGTTAGGCCTCAATATAATGGTAAATATAAACCCTCTGGAAGGGTCAGAGCTCTGGAGTCTCAGATGGGCAGCATCACTAAGTGACTGAGTGGCCTTGACCAATCACTGCCCTGGAGTATGGCTGACGCCGCCTTCACAAGCTGTGGGAGGATCACGAGTACAGGGGGGGACTGGATTCTGAAAAATGAAGTGTGCTGCTCCATAGAGCCGTTCTAGCCTAGAGGGACCTCAAACACCTCAGAGAACAGCCATGGTAAGAAATCAATGGTGTCTAAAAGTGACAGAATTGTAAAGCCCAGATCAGCAATGTCCAAGCTGTGCACACAACACCCTTGTGGACCGCACGAGCCCACAGCCGCAGGGGACAGCCCTGGCGCGCATGGTTACTGAGAGGTGGGGGGTCAGGGAGATGAGGGGCAGGGAGACAGTGGAAGAGCGTGAAGTGGCCAATAGTACCTCGTGGGGCTTGTGGGAAGCCCGGGGTCGGGCCCGGGGCGTGGGCCCAGGCTCTCGCCCTTCCCGGCTGCTCTGCCCGGACCCTTTGGCATTCTTCCGCACCAAGTGCCGCCGTACCCCGGGAACATCCTCAAACCGGTGACCTGGGGGGGCAGAGGGACAATATCAGGCTCCCCCTTCCTTTTGCTCCTGTTCCCACCAGCCCCTGGCCCGGCACTCACTCTTCATGAGGTCTAAGTCAGCTGTGGCCAGCGTCTGGGCCTCGCTCTCATCTGTGGGGACCTGGGGCAGCAGCGCCTGCTCAGCCCCAGTCATGCTTCCGATGCGCCTCCTCTCCTGCAGGTTGTAGCTGCGGTGCCCGGGCTGCACTTTGATCAGGGGGCGCCCAGAGGCACCCCCATCATCGCCTCCTGCAGTGCcaccagccaccaccaccacctcttcCACCAGGGCTCTGGACAGACAGGCAGCCGTGAGCTCCTGcagccaggagccaggcaggAGGACCCTGGGAAGGGGACCCCCACCCTCCTCGCTTCCCGCTTCTGTTAGGTATGGAGGTGAAAGAGGGAGGATGCTGGAAGCAGATGGTGGCCTTTGAATCTGGGGCTACCCTTTTCTGCTGTGCCACTTGAGCCATCACACCAGCCACCTGTGAACAAAACTCAGCAGCAAAATGGAGCTGAGGCCACCTCCCAGGCTCTGGGGAGCAGTGAAGTCTGGAAATACACTTGGTGCAGGCCTTTCCTTCCCAGGCCTTTCCACCCCTAACCGTGACTCAGGAGGGTCACAGCATCTCCCGTTTCTAACCAAATGGTATAAAATATGTGGACATGTGCCTTTGAAACTGGAGACAGCAGCCCCATGGTCACGAGGAGGATATGAACTCCTTGTCCCTTACATTCCACTTCTGTTCCTGTCCCCCAACTAAGAtgctcctttctctctgccaTTGCTAGTGTGTCCTGGTCCTGCCACATCATTCTAAACAGTTCTCAGGCATGTAGCTCCTCCCACTGCTCCAAACCCTGGTCTCTGCCCATGACAGTCTCCCCCACCAGGCTTTCTCTTTGGTCTGCCTGCATGCTTGGCAACAAATCTGACCCACTTTTCCAAGGTCATGCTTTCCAAAGCTCCCCCACATCCTCCTGGTCACCAGCCACCTGCGGGCTTGCACCACAGTGCAGACGGCCACCACAGGCCCAGCCCCACATGTACAGCCTTTCTCCTTGGTGAGTCTGTGCACCGCTGGAGGGGCAACAGGCCCTTCACTTCCCCACAGCCCTTCGTGCCACCTGGCACCCAGAAAACAACAGGTCCATGATAGTAGTACCCTTGAGACCTAGTTCAAAGTGATTTCCCCTTCAGGGAGGCTGGAGGCCTCTGGTAACATCCCTAAACTCTAGTCACCCTGGTACTAACACTGCCTGAGCCAGGCAGTCAGCACAGGAACTTGTTCTGACAGTTCTCATTTCAGGAGATAACCAGGGTGGACTGGCAGCTCCAAAAAACAAAAGGGGTTCTCCTATTCCTCTTACACTCTGGGGACCCTGGGGTGCTTGGAGGTCACCAGTCCAGTTCCTGATCCAGTGCCTGATGCTGCTCCACCTGAAGCCACGGCAGGGGGCAGCTTAGACTGCATATTTCTGTGCCAGGCCCCCGCACCTAAACCTTGATTCACACCATCCTTTAATGCCTGCAACCACCCTGGGAGAATAGTTCTATTATTCTTCATTCACAGATGGCAGAATGGGTCTCAGAGGTTGTTCCTTGCCCAAATAGCTGCAGAGGGGCGGGACCGGGATTTGAACTCCAGTCTGATGTTCCCAggctcattatttttttctcctgcaaTACCTCACTGACCACACCAGCAGGGGAGGTCTGTCTGGGGACACTTACCCAGTCTGGGCCCCTTTGGTGGCCCAGGGAGCTGCCTCCTGGTGGGGCTGCATTGGAGGGGTAGAGGGACTAGTCTTTTCTGCCTTGCGGTCAGTGCCTTCATCCTCCTGGAGAAAGAACTGAAACAGGGACCCATGTGAGCAGGTGTGGCCAGGCCAGGGACCCTGCACACATACTCTGGAGCCCTGCCCCTGCTCACCTGCACCGAAGAGGGCGTGGAGGCAGGGGATGGCTGGGTGAATGCCCGGGCCCCCTCAGCCTCACTGGcctcatcctcctcttcctccccctcctcaaTGGTAGGGGTCTCCCCAGTGGGGGAGGCTCCAGGGCGCCTGCGAGCCTTCCGTCCTGGGCCCTGGGGTGTCTTGCGGCGGCGGGCGTCCAGAGGCAGGTGGGTAGACAGTGGGTGATGGATGTGGTGGGAGGACTGGCGGTGGTCTgcagggaggaggaggcctgGCTGCTGAGAGGCACATCTTCCCTGTGGGCCATCCCGGCCCCTCCCACTAGGCCCCTAGCCCCTTCCTTGCTGGGCAGTCAAACCTAAGCTCCCCCTCGCCCCCTCCCTGTCTGCCCCTCACATTCAAAGTCCTCCTCCCCATAGCTGCGGCCTGGCTCCTCCCCTCCTCGAGACCCGGCTTCCTGCAGGATCTCCTCAAACCGCTCCACGCCCAGGGTGCGGTGAAGTTCATCCTCCTCCTGCTCGCGGAAGCCAGGCGCTGCGGGGCCCAAACTCTCTGGCTCTGGCTGTGAGAAAAAAGGcgtgagacacacacacaggggctCCCCACGGGTTGTATCCTGCCCAGTGCCGGAGACCCAGGACTCCCCTAACTGCCTTCCCCTCAAATGCCAGGGACCcaggaggaagcctggctgtgTCCATTCCGGTCGGTTCTAAGGAAGGTGGAAACGGCCTGGGGTCTGCCCTGGAAGTCTCAGCACAAACCCTGTATGCCCGTGGGCAGTTCACTGAGCTGAGAGTGAACAAACTCCGCCGGCTAGAGGGCAACTACTGAGTCTGAAAGTAACTTCTGGGCCAGCCCAAGCCAGCTGACTCGACTGAGTCAAAACTGAAACCCAGCCCCTGGATTTCATGGGAATGCAGCACTTCACCTGGGCAGGAGAACCCCCTATTTGCAAAGCAGCACCCCACGGAGACGGGGCCCCTCGCCAGATCCCTTGCCccgcccctcaccccaccccactccccccaCCTGAGTCATACTGCAGGAGCAGAGCAGCGAGACTGCGGTGGCGCTTTCCAGAGCTCAGTCTAGCTAAGCGGCCAGATGCCTAGCCGGTGGCCTTGGTCCAGCCCCCAACCCACCCCCTGCCGGTCTCCGCTCCAAGCACCGCCAAATATTTGTTCAAGAGCTTCTGAACCTGAAGGGCATCAGGATCTCCAAGGGCAGGGTATGGAGCCCCCTCCCTGGAGGTGCCAGCCGCGAGAGCACGGAAGAGCAAGGGGGGGAGGGCTGGGAAGAGGGCGGGTCTTAGGGAGACGCAGAGGTGGGGACAGGAGCAACTAGGGATGGCGGGGTTCTGGATTCAAGAAGATCCTGGGGTCAGGGGTCTTGCTTCATCCCTGCCCACCTCTGGCTTCCCACAAGCGCTCAGCCCCACTCTCACCAGAATTAGCACACGGGAGGGAGGCGGCAGGAGGCTGCCCAAGCGAGCTCAGGGAGCTAGCGGGGTGAGGGAGGGGGTCGAGAACCCCTCGCACCTGAGGCCGCAAGAGGAAGTCCATGGCCGGCTAGGGAGAACtcgggaaggagggggaggggcccggCCCACACCCCTTCCCAGTCACGTGCCCGCTGGGCCAAAGTGGCCAATAACGGGCTGATTACCGCACTGGGGGTTAATCATTAGATTTCCCAGGAAAATCGGGAGGGGGCCACGTGGGGCGGTGGCCACATGGGAGCTGGAGGGGCGGGCCTGAGTGGCACGTGGGGCTGGTCACAGCGAGCTTGCTGATCCAGAACCACTGTGCTCCGACCACTGCTGCTGTAAGGCCGGGTCAGAGGGAGTCTCCAGGTTAGAGACCCAGGGTCCCCAGCGTTCCCTAGCTGAGTCTAAACAACCCTGGGTTGTTCAGCAAACAGCCTCAACTCCCACCACAGGCCTGGAAACTGTGACCCTCCACCAATACCCATCCCAAACCCCCGTGCACCCGGCAAGACCAGAGTAGGGATGGCAGCGCCCCTCCGTCCCAAACCTCTCTACACACAGGCACCCTTGTTTGACCTGGTCCTCTGCCGGAGCACCTGTGGCTTGAGAGGGCCGGTGGGACTGCCAACTGGGCGGGCAATACTCACAGTGCAGAAAGAATCTGCGCCCGAGGCGGGGCGCCGGGGGGCGCTGCTCATGGCCAAATCTTAGCCCTTTTCGCTGTCGCTGCGGCTTTCAAGGCAACAAGGCGGCGGCATAACCTGGGAGGGGGAGAGTACCAGTCACCGTGTGAGAGCGGCCGGCCAGCACGGGCGTCCCGGCCCTGgcagccccagctcccagcccaggacaaatCAGGACTCGGGGCTTCCCGCCCGCTGGCCACGGCGCGGGGGCCTCCCAGCTGCGCAGGATCCTCCAGCCTGGGAAGAGCCTTAGAGTGGcccaaagaggcagagaaagcaaaGATAAGTTATTtataggaagaaaagagaagaacaaaaagggaCAAAGGCGAGGGCTGAGCAGAGGGAGCCACAAAGGGCCAGGCGAGTCAGCAGAGCAGGGGGAAGAAGCAGAAGGTGGGGGGAAAAAATGGGGCGTAAAAGGAGCCATGGGCCAAACCTGAAGAGAAGGCAGCAGAAATCAGGGAGCAGGGAtaagaggagggaggcagggaaagaaAGGCCAGACTTGAGCCAGAAACAGAAGCAGGAGTGGTGACCGAGTGGTGGCACCGAGGGGGCTGAACCAGGGGTGTGCTCCGGAGAGTGAGACACTCCGTAGGGCAGAGGGGCTAGGGAGAGAGAGAACCCAAAACAGCACGCAAGGGGGCTGCTGAGACCCTGGCCCAGGGCGAGAAGGGGTGCTTGGCTGTGCCCCCTCCCGCGAGGAAGGCCAGATGGGGAAACTTGGCCCCCTGGGGGAGGGGCCGGAGCCCAACTCCACTCACTcaatgggagggaggaagggccgAGAGCGGGCACAGGCAGGGCCGAGCTTTTAATGGGGGAGGGGCACGTGACGAAGTGGGAGGAGGGTGGGCACAGAAGCCCTGAGGTTCAGCCCTGAGGGGCAGTCCTGATCCCTCCACACCCCTAGTCTGGGGCCAGGAAAATATGAGTGGCTTGTCTGATGCCCTCCTGATGGTGACTGTAGGGGTATGTAGAGAGAACACTATGTGGTGGGGGGAGCCGAAGAGTTGCTGTTAAGGAAACTGACCAGTGCAAATTGGGGTACCCACTCACAGGAAGCACAGGAGACACCCAAAGCTCTTGGCAGGTAAAAATACTGAAGCTCTGCAGTATGTTGTGGGGGTCAGAGGTGCCCAATTTAGGCCTTACTGGGGGGTAAAA
This portion of the Manis javanica isolate MJ-LG chromosome 6, MJ_LKY, whole genome shotgun sequence genome encodes:
- the SLC4A2 gene encoding anion exchange protein 2 isoform X2 — translated: MDFLLRPQPEPESLGPAAPGFREQEEDELHRTLGVERFEEILQEAGSRGGEEPGRSYGEEDFEYHRQSSHHIHHPLSTHLPLDARRRKTPQGPGRKARRRPGASPTGETPTIEEGEEEEDEASEAEGARAFTQPSPASTPSSVQFFLQEDEGTDRKAEKTSPSTPPMQPHQEAAPWATKGAQTGALVEEVVVVAGGTAGGDDGGASGRPLIKVQPGHRSYNLQERRRIGSMTGAEQALLPQVPTDESEAQTLATADLDLMKSHRFEDVPGVRRHLVRKNAKGSGQSSREGREPGPTPRARPRASHKPHEVFVELNELLLDKNQEPQWRETARWIKFEEDVEEETERWGKPHVASLSFRSLLELRRTLAHGAVLLDLDQQTLPGVAHQVVEQMVISDQIKAEDRANVLRALLLKHSHPSDEKDFSFPRNISAGSLGSLLGHHHGQGAESDPHVTEPLIGGVPESRLEVERERELPPPALPTGIARSKSKHELKLLEKIPENAEATVVLVGCVEFLCRPTMAFVRLREAVELDAVLEVPVPVRFLFLLLGPRTANMDYHEIGRSISTLMSDKQFHEAAYLADEREDLLTAINAFLDCSVVLPPSEVQGEELLRSVAHFQRQMLKKREEQGRLLPMGAGLEPKSAQDKALLQMVEAVGAVEDDPLRRTGRPFGGLIRDVRRRYPHYLSDFRDALDPQCLAAVIFIYFAALSPAITFGGLLGEKTQDLIGVSELIMSTALQGVVFCLLGAQPLLVIGFSGPLLVFEEAFFSFCSSNNLEYLVGRVWIGFWLVLLALLMVALEGSFLVRFVSRFTQEIFAFLISLIFIYETFYKLVKIFQEHPLHGCSASNRSQADSSENATWAGAGATLGPGNGSSTRQSGQARPRGQPNTALLSLVLMAGTFFIAFFLRKFKNSRFFPGRVRRVIGDFGVPIAILIMVLVDYSIEDTYTQKLSVPSGFSVTAPKKRGWVINPLGENSSFPVWMMVASLLPAILVFILIFMETQITTLIISKKERMLQKGSGFHLDLLLIVAMGGICALFGLPWLAAATVRSVTHANALTVMSKAVAPGDKPKIQEVKEQRVTGLLVALLVGLSMVIGDLLRQIPLAVLFGIFLYMGVTSLNGIQFYERLHLLLMPPKHHPDVTYVKKVRTLRMHLFTALQLLCLALLWAVMSTAASLAFPFILILTVPLRMVVLTRIFTEREMKCLDANEAEPVFDEREGVDEYNEMPMPV
- the SLC4A2 gene encoding anion exchange protein 2 isoform X1 gives rise to the protein MSSAPRRPASGADSFCTPEPESLGPAAPGFREQEEDELHRTLGVERFEEILQEAGSRGGEEPGRSYGEEDFEYHRQSSHHIHHPLSTHLPLDARRRKTPQGPGRKARRRPGASPTGETPTIEEGEEEEDEASEAEGARAFTQPSPASTPSSVQFFLQEDEGTDRKAEKTSPSTPPMQPHQEAAPWATKGAQTGALVEEVVVVAGGTAGGDDGGASGRPLIKVQPGHRSYNLQERRRIGSMTGAEQALLPQVPTDESEAQTLATADLDLMKSHRFEDVPGVRRHLVRKNAKGSGQSSREGREPGPTPRARPRASHKPHEVFVELNELLLDKNQEPQWRETARWIKFEEDVEEETERWGKPHVASLSFRSLLELRRTLAHGAVLLDLDQQTLPGVAHQVVEQMVISDQIKAEDRANVLRALLLKHSHPSDEKDFSFPRNISAGSLGSLLGHHHGQGAESDPHVTEPLIGGVPESRLEVERERELPPPALPTGIARSKSKHELKLLEKIPENAEATVVLVGCVEFLCRPTMAFVRLREAVELDAVLEVPVPVRFLFLLLGPRTANMDYHEIGRSISTLMSDKQFHEAAYLADEREDLLTAINAFLDCSVVLPPSEVQGEELLRSVAHFQRQMLKKREEQGRLLPMGAGLEPKSAQDKALLQMVEAVGAVEDDPLRRTGRPFGGLIRDVRRRYPHYLSDFRDALDPQCLAAVIFIYFAALSPAITFGGLLGEKTQDLIGVSELIMSTALQGVVFCLLGAQPLLVIGFSGPLLVFEEAFFSFCSSNNLEYLVGRVWIGFWLVLLALLMVALEGSFLVRFVSRFTQEIFAFLISLIFIYETFYKLVKIFQEHPLHGCSASNRSQADSSENATWAGAGATLGPGNGSSTRQSGQARPRGQPNTALLSLVLMAGTFFIAFFLRKFKNSRFFPGRVRRVIGDFGVPIAILIMVLVDYSIEDTYTQKLSVPSGFSVTAPKKRGWVINPLGENSSFPVWMMVASLLPAILVFILIFMETQITTLIISKKERMLQKGSGFHLDLLLIVAMGGICALFGLPWLAAATVRSVTHANALTVMSKAVAPGDKPKIQEVKEQRVTGLLVALLVGLSMVIGDLLRQIPLAVLFGIFLYMGVTSLNGIQFYERLHLLLMPPKHHPDVTYVKKVRTLRMHLFTALQLLCLALLWAVMSTAASLAFPFILILTVPLRMVVLTRIFTEREMKCLDANEAEPVFDEREGVDEYNEMPMPV